From the genome of Corallincola holothuriorum:
CTGATTTTCAAAGTACACGGCTTGCTGTCCCGCCAGATGGGGATACATGGGGATCACCGAAACGCCCTGTTCGCCATGGCAGGCGGCACAGGTCGTCGCTTTCTGTTTTCCTATAGCGATATCATCAGCGTTAACCGCTGTGCTGCAGATGAGACTGCTGATGACGGATAGCGCAAGCAAGGTGGAACGAGGGCTCATTTTGAGATCCTTAAAATCTATCGCGATGCGCGATGACGGTTTCACCACAGTATATAAACCAAGCCGTATTCGGTTAGTGACCTTTATCAAGCTTGTTTTATGGCATTAGCCGTTGACCAAAAAATGCACGCCGATGCCGGCACCATAGCCTAAAGCGATGGTCCAGCTCCATTTCAGGTGTGACATAAAGGTGTAATGCCCTTTGGCAGCTCCCATTAAGGCCACGCCTGCTGCGGACCCCACCGACAGTAAGCTGCCGCCAACACCAGCAGTGAAGGTGATCAGCAGCCATTGGAAATGATCCATCTCGGGCGCCATGGTCAGAATGGCAAACATCACCGGGATATTATCGATCACAGAAGAGATCACGCCGGCGGCAATATTGGCTGGCGTAGCGCCCCAATCGCCATACATAACGCCAGAGGCGGCGGTAAGATAGCCAAGAAAGCCGAGGGCACCGACACAGTACATCACACCAAAGAAGAACAGTAGGGTGTCCCATTCCGGAACTGCCAATTTACTGAACGTATTAAAATCTCTGTCTTCGTGGTCATCGGCAAGAAACTGCGAACCAAGGTAGATAGATAAAAACAGCAGTGATAGCCCAAACATCATGCCCAGATAAGGTGGCAGGCCGAGGGCGTTTTCAAAAGTCACTGCCAGACAGATGGTGGTAATAAACAGCAAGCAACTTAGGTAACCCCCCCGTTTAACCTTGACCCTGTCTTCGATCGCGGGTGGCTTACCTGCAGGAATAAATCGCGAGATGATCAGCGCCGGCAC
Proteins encoded in this window:
- a CDS encoding c-type cytochrome, encoding MSPRSTLLALSVISSLICSTAVNADDIAIGKQKATTCAACHGEQGVSVIPMYPHLAGQQAVYFENQMKAFRSGARPNPIMGNLAKPLSDEDIRQLALYYASLKL